A single region of the Sorghum bicolor cultivar BTx623 chromosome 7, Sorghum_bicolor_NCBIv3, whole genome shotgun sequence genome encodes:
- the LOC110437343 gene encoding uncharacterized protein LOC110437343, which yields MQAEALAQVSQLSGRCHTSSPEPCLWEHLRRDWGRRFYIRLDVEGCFHTYPDVGGPFKSLPETTEAIDRYLEARRDPKMCEKQDKGIRGHLYWPDGTVKRRTMSEKTEKSEMRQLVQALVDKYNEDHNLFEDLAHELKDVLHYQSIIENLNLYYHFNFKTKIKGAGPNELSMDNLFFVEVKFIGKGKLIELQANCFCAVNPDDNGPCFGCTKHGDVGMKHPSSSVGYTAGHLNVGLPFGFIAKWKRDYEDEEDDDKYVKAKEAELRQMFKGLDNPDVMKKLCTPPPWATKRKAQE from the exons ATGCAGGCAGAGGCATTAGCTCAGGTGTCACAGCTATCAGGACGCTGCCATACCTCGTCTCCAGAGCCATGCTTATGGGAGCATCTGCGGCGTGATTGGGGACGCCGGTTTTATATCAGACTCGATGTTGAGGGATGTTTCCATACATATCCTGATGTGGGTGGACCATTTAAGAGCTTACCGGAAACCACCGAGGCCATTGATCGCTATCTTGAGGCCCGCCGAGATCCGAAGAT GTGTGAAAAGCAAGATAAGGGTATAAGAGGACACCTTTACTGGCCTGATGGCACAGTCAAGAGGCGTACAATGTCAGAAAAAACTGAGAAATCTGAAATGCGTCAACTTGTTCAAGCTTTAGTTGACAAGTATAATGAGGACCATAATCTTTTCGAG GATCTTGCACACGAACTCAAAGACGTTTTACACTACCAGTCAATTATTGAGAACCTGAATTTGTACTATCATTTCAATTTcaaaacaaagattaaaggggctggtccaaatgaattgaGCATGGACAATCTTTTCTTTGTGGAAGTGAAATTTATCGGAAAAGGAAAGCTTATAGAACTGCAGGCTAACTGTTTCTGCGCAGTTAATCCGGATGACAATG gTCCCTGCTTTGGTTGCACCAAACATGGAGATGTTGGTATGAAGCACCCTAGCAGTTCTGTTGGATACACTGCTGGTCACTTGAATGTGGGTTTGCCATTTGGATTCATTGCAAAGTGGAAGAGGGACTATGAGGATGAGGAGGATGATGATAAATAT GTGAAAGCTAAGGAAGCTGAGCTAAGGCAGATGTTCAAG GGCCTTGATAACCCAGATGTCATGAAGAAACTATGCACGCCCCCTCCGTGGGCAACTAAAAGAAAAGCGCAGGAGTGA